From Triticum urartu cultivar G1812 chromosome 2, Tu2.1, whole genome shotgun sequence, a single genomic window includes:
- the LOC125535508 gene encoding uncharacterized protein LOC125535508: MEPAAKKWHGKGLLTRALLLGVAALALRLLYGAFVTVGGGWAPDPAVPSTVAVGRRTHAQAAAAAGSPEAWRSHGWRQAVEFHAEVLGRHLADGLLAPSSRAVCLGGAQQALALRELGVAGAVAVARRRSPPLAVAGDDRRLPFEPSSVDFVFAGRALDSSKRPADLAGEAARILRPEGHLVVLTSSAADAYSLRSLQALFPSLRLARSREINCPDASTLRELVFQKLQPTTASTSTENSANNCTIGDHKMELLSHAEPLILEEPLKPWLTLKRNIQNIKYLPELADISFKRRYVYVDLGSRSYGSSIGSWFRKQYPKQNHTFEVFAIEADPTFHPDYATRKGVTLLPYAAWVKNDTLSFEINGDPGKEDEAKASGRGMGRIRPTAGKKMSGKVRSVQAFDFAEWLKQTVSEQDYVVMKMDVEGTEFDLIPRLFDTGAICLVDEVFLECHYNRWQRCCPGERSPKYQNTYEECLELFSSLRESGVLVHQWF, from the coding sequence ATGGAGCCGGCGGCGAAGAAGTGGCACGGGAAGGGGCTCCTGACGCGCGCGCTGCTCCTCGGCGTCGCCGCGCTCGCGCTGCGCCTGCTGTACGGGGCGTTCGTGACCGTGGGCGGCGGGTGGGCGCCCGACCCGGCCGTGCCGTCCACCGTGGCGGTCGGGAGGAGGACCCACGCGCAGGCCGCGGCGGCCGCCGGGTCGCCGGAGGCGTGGCGCAGCCACGGGTGGCGCCAGGCGGTGGAGTTCCACGCCGAGGTCCTCGGGCGGCACCTCGCCGACGGCCTCCTCGCGCCGTCCTCCCGCGCCGTGTGCCTCGGCGGGGCCCAGCAGGCGCTCGCGCTGCGGGAGCTCGGCGTGGCCGGGGCCGTCGCCGTCGCCAGGAGGCGCTCCCCGCCGCTCGCCGTCGCCGGGGACGACCGCCGCCTGCCGTTCGAGCCCTCCTCCGTCGACTTCGTCTTCGCAGGCCGCGCCCTCGACTCGTCCAAGCGCCCGGCCGACCTCGCCGGCGAGGCCGCGCGGATCTTGAGGCCGGAGGGCCACCTCGTCGTGCTCACCTCCAGCGCCGCCGACGCCTACAGCCTCCGCTCGCTTCAGGCGCTCTTCCCGTCGCTGCGGCTGGCCCGATCCCGCGAGATCAACTGCCCCGACGCGTCCACCCTCCGTGAACTGGTCTTCCAGAAGCTTCAGCCTACTACGGCGTCCACCTCCACTGAAAATTCAGCCAACAACTGCACAATTGGGGATCACAAGATGGAGCTCCTGTCGCACGCGGAGCCGCTGATCCTGGAAGAGCCTCTCAAGCCATGGCTGACGCTGAAGCGAAACATCCAGAACATCAAGTACCTTCCAGAGCTCGCCGACATCAGCTTCAAGCGCCGGTACGTGTACGTTGATCTCGGCTCGCGCAGCTACGGATCCAGCATCGGCAGCTGGTTCCGGAAGCAGTACCCCAAGCAGAACCACACCTTCGAGGTGTTCGCCATCGAGGCCGACCCGACGTTCCACCCTGATTACGCCACAAGGAAGGGGGTCACATTGCTTCCCTATGCCGCCTGGGTCAAGAATGACACGCTCAGCTTCGAGATCAATGGCGACCCTGGGAAGGAGGATGAGGCTAAGGCCAGTGGCCGTGGCATGGGGCGCATCCGCCCCACGGCCGGCAAGAAGATGTCCGGCAAGGTGCGCAGCGTGCAGGCATTTGATTTCGCCGAGTGGCTGAAGCAGACGGTATCGGAGCAGGACTACGTGGTGATGAAGATGGATGTGGAGGGGACTGAGTTTGACTTGATCCCGAGGCTCTTCGACACGGGCGCGATCTGCTTGGTCGACGAGGTGTTCCTCGAGTGCCATTACAACCGGTGGCAAAGGTGCTGCCCTGGCGAGCGGTCGCCCAAGTATCAGAACACATACGAGGAGTGCCTGGAGCTCTTCAGCTCGCTCCGGGAGAGCGGCGTTCTTGTGCATCAGTGGTTTTGA